TCAGAGGTTATTAAAATTATATCAGCCTACACGTGTGTAGCACATGCACATTCTGcttgcatttttattaaaacagattATAACTATATAACGAAATCGCAGGTGGGTTACGTCAAAATAGCGCCTCCATGGAGgggaatttttttccccttcattttatttattttgactgtTTATTTGCAGGGTTTTAAGTTCTGGCTTTcatttgatgtattttaatgaTCTAAGTTAaagcaatttattattttaagctCTGCAAATTATAAtctaataaaacatgaaaatgccAACCTGATTCAAGTGGGTTTGTCCCATCATTTCTCCAATCAATTCTCTGTAAAAGCAAATGAGGCTCTGCTAGTCTTTTATCATATGGTCATGAAAAGTCTTAAGtgcatgtaaataaatacagtaaagcAAAGACATTTCCAAAAGTAATTAGCTGAAAGATTTTGGAAAATTAAATATGGACAGTAAAGGGCAGTAAACtagtaataaatgtataattcaTGTATAATTCACACTGTTGTGCAATTTTATAAGGAAAATGGCTTGTgggttttttccattttttgagacttgaaaacattttttgatgCACACAGAGGTCTGTTTCCAGATGCCTCCAATCTGTTGTATATGAATATGGTATGTTTAGTGTTCCTTTCTTTaacaacatgcaaaaaaaaaaaataattgtaaaatgaatttttttttttcttgatgcTAATGCAAGAGACGTAAATGTCAACATAAGacagaatttaaaaatataaagaatgtCTAAGgtgttattaatttattaacagTATATGAAAATTTAGGATCATCTTAATTGATGTTTCAACGTGATGTGTACTCTACCAAGCCTAGATGATTAGAGCGgaggtgttgtgtgtgtgtgtgtgtgtgtttttgtttgtttgtttattattttttatatacttCCATTTTAATTAGGGAATAAATGTTTGATTAGTGGGGCTAGAGCTTCAGTTGCTGCTGGAATTGTAGTTTAATCTATGTAATTTGGACTGACTAAACAGTGCTGTAGGCTTTACAGGAGTTCACATGTCTGTTCTTCGCTGTGATAATGTTTATAAATGGACAGGAGCACTATAGGTCATGAAAACAATCCAGTTTATTTGCATGCCAAGGCCAGTGTGGAGGGACATTTTTCTATAGCAAAATGTGATCGTTAGATCCCCTGAGAAAAATACCATGcatgtctgtatttatttaattgacaAATAGGTTATGTTTTggcacatacagtgccctccactaatattggcacccttggtaaatatgagcaaagaaaactgaaaatattttaaacaaacacaacacagctttatccaaaaaataaataaataaaaatctttgttaaatatagctgtgcaacaattattggcattcttttagttaatactttgggctacctccctttgccaaaataacagctctgagtcttctcctataatgcctgatcaGGTTGGCaaaggatctgagaccattcctccatacagaatctctccagatccttcaaattttgagttCCATGCTAGagcactctcctcttcagttcaccccacaggttttctgtgggATTCCAAGTCAGAGGACtcggatggccatggcaggaccttgatttttgtggtcagtaaaccatttttgtgttgattttgatgtatgttttggatcattgtcctgctgaagatccaaccacggcccattttaagctttctggcataggcaatcaggttttcatttaatatctgttgatatatgatatagtccatgatgccatgtattcaaacaaaatgtccaggtcctctggcagaaaaacagccccaaaacattaaagagccaccaccatatttaaccgtgggcatgaggtacttttccatatggctacctctctgtgtgcattaaaaccacctctggtgtttattgccaaaaaagctttattttggtttcatctgactataGAACCCGattccatttgaagttccagtagtgtctggaaaactgaagacgcttgagtttgtttttggatgagtagaggcgtttttcttgaaacccttccaaataacttgtggtgatgtaggtgacttcaaattgtagttttggagactttctgaccccaagacgcaactaaattctgtaattctccagctgtgatccttgttTTTTGgacacttgaaccatcctcttcacagtgcgttgagacaatatagacacgcgtccaattccaggttgattcataacctttccagttgactggaacgtcttaattattgtcctgatggtggaaatgggtattttcaatgcttttgctttcttatagccacttcccattttgtgaagctcaacaaccttttgctgcaggTCACAggtatattccttggtcttccccattgtgatgaatgactaagggaatttggccttttttttgttacctcatgtttatacccctgtgaaacaggaaaccatggttgaacaatttcctgttcctagtcagtGAAGTGtacaaaaaagttaaatatctATGGGAATATAAATATACTATTTCTCTCATATGAATTCTTTTtattaacacttacttttccagcattttgttgccccgtcccaacttttttgagaagTGTTGTGGTCATTGACACGTGTTGTGGGTGCCACAATAATTGTtacatacctatatttaacaaagctatatatattttttataaacctgttttgtttgcaattctttgatatccacgagagtatttttgtgatttttttttttaaacaaaatatcaaaaggttaaagacaatttttcacggccttccttgctcatatttaccaagggtgccaatattagtggagggcactgtatgtattaaCACTTCACACGGgctaaatttatttattgcatgcCTACATTTCatcagcattaaaaaaaaagccaattcAAAACTTTAAAGAACATATAGAATCAGTTTCAAGCTGATTTAATCTATAGGATATAGATGAAGTGCACGCAGTATCCCTATCTAAAAAGGAATTTTCCCCATGACAGTAAGGTTCACGCATCGTGATGGGTCGCTTGCCGCTTTACTCGCCTTCGCACAGAACCTCTGGCGGATGTGAGGTCTCGCGGTTTAAACCAAACCACGCCGTCTTCCTCGTCCAACTTCCGGGCACTGCAGATCGGCGTGGGAACCTTCACCGTTTTGCCGAATTTGGAGTAATCCACGGCGTACATGCCGTCGTCCTCGGACACAGTGGGCACGAAGCGCTGACCCCACAGGATCTCCTCAGACACGTAGGATGTGCGCGCCTGTGTGGTGATGCCGGTGGTCTCCACCACGCcctccaacaccaccaccacctcgaTGTTTTCGCGCTGCAAGTCTTCAGCTGACAGCTCGTACATGGGGCTGCTCTTGTCAATCACGTGGCTGATGACGAGCGGAGACACGAGGAAGATGCTGCTTCCGCCCACCGGGTTGTCAGTCTGGATGTCGGTCTGCTCCAGCGGAATCACTTCGCCCTCGTCCGTGGTGTTGCGGCGCACCAGCTGCATGTGCACTGTGGCGCTGATGATCATGCTCTTGCGCAGGTCGCCGATGCGCACCATGAGGCACAACTTGCCGTTCCTCAGCGAGATCACCGCGTGCTTGCTGAAGATCAGGGTCTCAGCGCGGCGGCGCGCTTGCGCAGTCTTCATAAAGATGCAGCCCAGCATGATCGCGTTAATCACCAGGCCTACAATGTTCTGTACGATCAACACTATAACTGCGGACACGCACTCCTCCGTAATCATGCGCCCTCCGAATCCTATCGTCACCTGAACTTCGATGGAGAACAAGAACGCCGAGGAGAACGAGTGTATTTGGGTGACGCACGGAACAAATCCGTCCGCGTTCGTGTCCAGGTCACCGTGTGCGAAAGCAACGAGCCACCAGATCATGCCAAACAGGAACCAAGTGCACAGGAAAGACATGGTGAAGATAATCAGCGTGTAAAGCCATTTTAGATCCACCAGCGTGGTGAACACGTCCTGCAGGAAGCGGCCCTGTTCGCGGATGTTCGTGTGCGCTACGTTGCACGTGCCGTTCTTGTCCACAAAGCGCGACTTCCTCTGTTTAGTCTTGAATTTGGGTTGCAGGACGTCCTCCGCCAACCGGGTCAGGACATAATCGTCAGGAATAACACCTTCCCTGGACAACATTGCTGTCCCATACTACAGCCTCCACACTTTCCTCGGTGATTGCCAAGCGCACACGGCTCAGCGTTCAATGGGCACGAGGATgttgggttgccagattggacaCGATGTTTACAGTCCAGTCACACGTCAAAAATGGCATTCTATAAAACATCTCAAAGAAGAACTTTTCGAAACACTCCGTGGCGTTTTTGTCCTACCAAATAAGATTAAAATGGATCTGAAAACACTCTCGTCCCATGACATCGTTTCCTGTGCTCAGAGAAAGTATGCGCGCGACACCGGGGCTCGTTAAGCGGCCAGGCGCAGACCTTCAGTGTCTCAGCTGCTGCTGCCCATCACTCCAAACAAGATATTTCTGTCCAGCATCCTTTAGCTTCCATTTGGCGATGTTCTGGATAAGTATGTGTAAGAGCTCGGGAACTAACCACGAGACCCGTGTGCTCATGTCTCCTTTAAGTCCCGGATGAGCGCTAATTTCCAGTGGCCTTCTCAAACTGACCTCACCGAGTGGAGGGTCAAACTCATACTCTTCAGTGAATAATTCAACACAGCTGAGAACAGTGCTGAGGAGAAACGAGACGCGTGTACGCACAAGGACATTCTGCAGTGGACTGGACTGTTGTTGAAGACGCAGTTAGGtccatgttctctccatgctgaGACAGCAAAACAGGAACCTTGGGATCATCCCCCCCTTACAGTTTTATGGAACCCTTGTTATCTATTAAAGCAATCCTACAAGATTTTAAATGCCAGGCGTGTTAATAGGTCAGTACTGCTTATTGTATCTGTTTTAAAGCTAGAACACCAGATCACGTTGTACTAAAAATGTACATTGCCTTATTCTTAATTTAGtttgacattaaaaaaatcttGATGTGTAAATCTGAAATAATGATATACTGATATCACCTAACTTTAATCCAAAGAGGGTGGAAAAGAGGAATTTacaatgattatttatttaatttgactaAGGAATGCTATCCCCTCACATCCCCAGTCAAATCTCTCAGAACTCCTCTTTTCTGATTTTCTCCAGATGGAGCCTTCAGTAATGCATATTGCATCAGCTTGCTCTACATTTGGTACATTTTAGTATCTTGATCATTTCttcactgtgtctgtgtttccttttatttgctcattttgttttatttgaagatgACTTActttttaaatcaatgtctcatgattttttttttttaaatgttatttgtaAAAACATTGTGGTTTACAGTATTTCAGCTGTGTTTCTGCAATGAACAACTTGTCACATTTGAactgtttcctttttaaaatgtcaatgcAATTATAAAGGACACAACTGTTATTAGATAGTTTCCTTTATATGAAGAAATATAACAAATGGAATTCAgaatatgcatgtgtgtgtatatattacacatacaaGTAGTCGTcctttattgtattatatatcatatttacaaatatgttaca
The genomic region above belongs to Ictalurus punctatus breed USDA103 chromosome 14, Coco_2.0, whole genome shotgun sequence and contains:
- the kcnj11 gene encoding ATP-sensitive inward rectifier potassium channel 11, whose protein sequence is MLSREGVIPDDYVLTRLAEDVLQPKFKTKQRKSRFVDKNGTCNVAHTNIREQGRFLQDVFTTLVDLKWLYTLIIFTMSFLCTWFLFGMIWWLVAFAHGDLDTNADGFVPCVTQIHSFSSAFLFSIEVQVTIGFGGRMITEECVSAVIVLIVQNIVGLVINAIMLGCIFMKTAQARRRAETLIFSKHAVISLRNGKLCLMVRIGDLRKSMIISATVHMQLVRRNTTDEGEVIPLEQTDIQTDNPVGGSSIFLVSPLVISHVIDKSSPMYELSAEDLQRENIEVVVVLEGVVETTGITTQARTSYVSEEILWGQRFVPTVSEDDGMYAVDYSKFGKTVKVPTPICSARKLDEEDGVVWFKPRDLTSARGSVRRRVKRQATHHDA